CTGCAACATAAATTTTATCTTCAATATTCATTTATTTTAATTTTTCTTTTTTTACAAAATCTAAATCGTGTTTTACCATAATTTCAACTAATTGATTAAATGGTGTTTTAGACGGGTTCCACCCAAGAACTTCTATTGCTTTAGAAGGATTTCCTAATAATTGGTCAACTTCAGATGGTCTATAATATTTAGGGTCAACTTCTACTAAAATATTACCAGTTTTCTTGTCAATTCCTTTTTCGTTAACTCCAGTTCCTTCCCATATTAAGTCAATATCTGCTGCTGCAAAAGCCAATGTGCAAAATTCTCTTACAGAATGCGTTTTGCCTGTGGCTATAACAAAATCATCGGGAACATTATTTTGCAATATTAGCCACATACACTCAACATAATCTTTTGCATAACCCCAGTCTCTCATTGCATTTAAGTTTCCAAGATATAATTTTTTCTGCAAACCATTTGCAATTCGAGCTACAGCAAGAGTAATTTTTCTTGTAACAAAAGTTTCGCCACGTCTTTCGCTCTCATGGTTAAACAAAATACCGTTTGACGCAAAGAGATTGTATGCTTCGCGATAATTTTTAGTAATC
The window above is part of the Bacteroidales bacterium genome. Proteins encoded here:
- the gmd gene encoding GDP-mannose 4,6-dehydratase, whose product is MKKIALITGITGQDGSYLAELLIDKGYEVHGLMRRASYFNTGRIEHLYFEEWIEDMKQQRNINLHYGDMTDSSSIIRIIQSIKPDEIYNLAAQSHVKVSFEVPEYTAETDAIGTLRILEAVRILKMEDKTKIYQASTSELFGKVQEVPQSEKTPFYPRSPYAVAKLYAFWITKNYREAYNLFASNGILFNHESERRGETFVTRKITLAVARIANGLQKKLYLGNLNAMRDWGYAKDYVECMWLILQNNVPDDFVIATGKTHSVREFCTLAFAAADIDLIWEGTGVNEKGIDKKTGNILVEVDPKYYRPSEVDQLLGNPSKAIEVLGWNPSKTPFNQLVEIMVKHDLDFVKKEKLK